The genomic window TCATAATACCGCAATTTTCAAAAAAGCTCCAACACATGGGTGCTTCTTCAGCGTAATACATGAGAGGAGGATGGCTTTGAGATGTCCAAAGAAAAAAAGTAATCAAATGAGAAAGGGAAAGAAGAAAACCGAGCCATCTGAGGGATGACGATTGTTTGATTTCCCAAAAATTTACTTTTAGCCAATCCATTTAAAAAGAACACTCCTCATTTTTCAAGCCAACCTGAGACGAACTCGAGGTGAAAGTGATAAAATCCTATGTGGGATTGTTTTGCTTGTCTACGTTATGGTGAGGGGACTTTGTCGATAAGGAGGCACTGCGTCCTCGATAGTATCCAAAAGTGTACTGGAGTCCCGATCCAAAACTCAGAATAACGCTCGTCCAAAGAAGCCAATAACCGACCTGCTGAGTCGGAAGGTCAAAGGGGGAATTGTCAATGAGGAGCAGAGGAATTCCTACCATCTGTATGGCCGTTTTTCCCTTGCCAAAGGGCTTTGCCGAGATGATCACACGATTGGCCGCTGCGACAGAGCGAAGTCCGCCGATGAAAATGTCACGGGACAAGAGGAGGATGACCATCAGTGGGTCAACTCGGTGGACGTTGAGAAGCATGATGAGGGCGCCAAGAACAAGAATTTTATCTGCGATGGGGTCCATAAATTTTCCCATCGCGCTTTCTGCCTGATATTTGCGCGCCCAATATCCGTCCAACCAGTCTGTCAGAGAACCAACAAAAAAAATAAAAGCGGCGGCCCAGCCCTTCCAAGGCCGATCCAGATAAAGGCTCAGCACAATAAGGGGGGTAAAACCAATTCTTGTGTACGTTGCCCACATAGGGAGCGACTTTTTCCAGTCATGCTGCGAATTCATGGTGACTCACTTTACTTGCGAAGGAGTTTCCTTATAGAGTCTTCCATAGTGAGGTTCAAGTGAGGAGTCCCGAGACGCGATATTTTTTTTGTGTGAGTCTTGTTCTTGCCCACGCTTCTCTGATTGTTGTTTGCCTTTGTTTGGGACTTGGTGCAATTGCGGAGAAGAGCCTTGGTCCGCCTGATAACGCTAAGCAAAATGACTCTTCTCGCTTGCCTTTGGTCGGGCCTGAGTCGGGGTGGGAGAGGGTGAGTCCAAAGGAGTTTATTCCCGTGTGGATGGAAATATTGCCCTGGTGGAATCGCAAAGAGAAAGTTTTGAAACAGATGAGGGAAGAGAGAGCAGTTGTTGTCTCCGTTGTGACCAAGGATATTTCTGTGCCTCCGCCTCCTGTTTCCAAAAAGGGTCAACAGATTCGTAGACAGTTAAAGCTCTCGGGGGCTGGATTCATCGAAGCACCACCTGAGTTCTCTTCAAACCGAATTCGTGAATTCTACCGTCTGAAGGAACTCAGCCAGTACGTGAAGGAATCCACTTTTAATCAGCGCCAGAAGCATCTCTTTTTGCATGTCGCAGCCTTTGACTATCACGCCCGGATGCTCATGGAGATTTTTTTTCATGATCAACTGAAGGGGCGACGTCAGATTCTCTTTCATGTCGTCGCCGGAACTCTCAGCGGGATGAAGGGTGTGGTGGAAATCAAGGAAATTGAGCATCTAAAATCAGAATTTTCGATGACAGCACTCTACGACTACGACAAGCTCCCGATCCCGCAACTCTTTGTTGAATTTGGCCTTGAAATGGTGCTTAAACAGATGGCAGAGAAAATAAGATCAATGGTGGAAACCCTGTACAGGTCACAGGGGTCTAGAAGTGAATCTGAGGCTGTGAGTGAATAAGAATCTATTTGTACTTTTCCGGAGAGTGGCATTTTGTGAGACAGATGCTATGGGTGTTGTCCATCATGCCAACTACCTTCGTTATTTTGAGGAGGCAAGAGTTGCTTGGCTACGCGAAAGAGGATTGATGAATTATCACTATCCTTACTCCCCGGTCTGTTTTGCTGTACTGGAATCTCACTGCTACCATGAGAAAGGACCTCGGTTTTGACGATGACCTCAAAATAGCAGTAACCGTTCGCAGGGAGGGATTGAAAATTCGCTTTCGCTATGCCATTTATTCAGGGACTGGTGAGCAGCGTATTGCAACTGGAGAAACTCTTTTGGTCCCTGTTGATGAAAAAATAAAGCCTGTTCGCCTCAAAAAGGAGTTCATGGCCCAATTGGAGAATGAATCATGGATAGAAACCTGGCCCTTGAGTTTGTGAGGATCACTGAATTTGCGGCTCTCGCTTCGGCCCGATTCATGGGACGAGGCAATGAAATGGAAGCGGACCAGGCCGCAGTAGACTCAATGCGTCGTGGATTCGATTCAGTCAATATCAATGGCACAGTTGTGATTGGTGAAGGGGAGAGAGATGAGGCCCCCATGCTTTTTATCGGAGAGAAGGTTGGCCGCAACACTCCTGAATCGCCAAAAGTTGACATTGCTCTTGACCCTTTGGAAGGGACCACGATTTGTGCGAAGGGTGGGGTTGGAGCGATTTCTGTGATTGCGATTGCGGAAAGAGGAAATTTTTTGCACGCGCCGGACACGTATATGGACAAGCTCGCCTGTGGTCCACAGGCTCGAGGCTCCATTGATTTGAATTTGTCTCCGACCGAAAATATTGAGCGGGTCGCTCGGGCTTTAAGCAAAAACATTGAAGATATGACCGTTGTGATTTTGGATCGTCCGCGTCATGAGCAATTGATCAGCGAGGTTCGCAAGACGGGTGCGCGCATTCGTCTCATAGGAGACGGAGACGTGTCTGCCGGAATTGCCGTTTGTTGGCCGGACTCAGGCATTGATTTGTTGATGGGAGTGGGTGGAGCGCCTGAAGGTGTTATCACAGCTGCGGCCCTTAAATGTATGGGTGGCGACTTTCAGGGACGTCTGCAATTTCGTAACGAAGAGGAGAAAAAGAGAGCTTTTCGAATGGGAATCAAGGATCTTCATCGTGCCTATGGTCGCGATGAATTGGCGCAAGGCGATGTTATGTTGTGTGCGACAGGGGTGACCGATGGCCCCCTGCTTAAAGGAGTGCGCTACTACTCTAATAAGAAAGCCTCGACACATTCAATTGTGATGAGATCGGCAACGGGAACAACCCGGAGGATCGAAGCTGATCATGATTTTAGCATCAAACCTCTTTGGTAGACGGGAAGAGAAATGGCATTACTTAAACTCATTTGCTTTGAGTGCGGCAAATCATCTGAATTTGTAGAGTCAGTTGGCATTCGAGATGAGTGTGAGCATTGTCATTCTGATGCACATTGCTGTAAAAATTGTCAGTTTTATGATTCGAAAGTTTACAATGAGTGCCGAGAGACTTCAGCAGAAGTCGTGTTGGAGAAAAAGCGGGCAAACTTTTGTGATTATTTTCAGGTGGGCCACGGAACCGGAGCTTCTTCGGTTAAAAAAGAAGATCTTCGTGCTGCTGCTGAGGCTTTGTTTAAAAAGCGATAGGGAACTGATCCCCATGTGGTGCAGGTGACAATTCCAATTCTTTTGTGTGCAGTGAATGCCACGTATCAATATCCCTCTTTCGGTCTCCGTTATCTGTGGGCCAATATGGGCGACCTGAATTCTCAGACCGGACTCAGAGAGTTTACGTTGAAACAGGATCCGGATCTCATAGTTGAAGAGATCTTGGCATGTAGCCCCAAGATTGTGGGAATTGGCGCTTATATTTGGAACATCGAACGGGTGGAGTATATCGCAGAAAAAATAAAGGAGTATTCACCAGAAATTCACTTGGTTGTTGGCGGACCGGAAGTCAGTCATGAACTCGAGGGACAAAAAATCTGTGAGTGGGCAGATGTGGTGATACAGGGCGAGGCAGATCTCCTCTTTTCTCAACACTGTCGAAATGTTTTTTCTGGCTCTTGGAAGTCAGCTTCAAAGCCACAGGTCATCACGGGGCCCTTGCCGGAATTGGCAGAACTCTGCTTGCCTTATCACCTTTATACTGAAGAGGATCTGAAGTTTCGCCACGTTTGTGTCGAGGTTTCGCGCGGATGTCCGTTTAAGTGCCAATACTGTCTTTCGTCTCTTGATAAGAGCGTTCGTCATTTTGACGTCGAGAAGTTTCTGGCTGAGATGGAAACGCTCTTTTTGCGGGGTGCTCGGCAATTCAAGTTTATTGATAGGACGTTTAATCTTTCTCCGGACCTTTGCGATCGTGTGCTTAGGTTTTTTCTCGAGAGGATCGATCAAGATCTTTTTTTGCATTTCGAGATGGTTCCTGATCGTCTCCCCCCTAAAGTTCGAGAGATCATTTCTCAGTTTCCGAAAGGAGCCCTCCAATTTGAGATAGGCCTGCAAACTTTGAATGAAGAAGTAGCAAAAAGAATCAGTCGGTTTAATATTTGGGAAAAGGTGGTAGATAACTTTAATTTTTTGACTCAACAAACTCAGGTACATATTCATGCCGATTTGATCCTTGGACTTCCAGGTGAAACTCTCGAATCATTTGCGAATGGATTTGATCGTTTATTTTCTTTGCGTCCAGACGAAATCCAGTTGGGTATTTTAAAACGTTTGAAAGGGACACCCATTGTTCAGCACAGTCGATCGTGGAAGATGACCTATTCAAAAAGCCCTCCCTTTCAGATACTGGAGACGAGTGTGCTGGGGCCGGAGCAAGTAAGAAAAATGGAGCGATTTTCCAAATATTGGGATCGAGTACATAATAGCGGAGACTTTAGACGTTCGATCAAATGGCTGAGTGCTAGCGAGAATTCAGACTCTCCGCCTTCGGTCTTTTGGGAGTTTTGGAAATGGGTTGAATACGTCGACGATATTTTTCCCTCTCCTTACGGAGTATCTCTCCTTGATCTGACCAGAGCTTTTTTTGACTATCTCACGCAGATAAGAGGGTTTGATTTCATCGAAGTTCGAAAGGATTTAGCCAAAGACTACTCCTCCGGAGGGAGGCGAGAAATTCCTTCATTTTTGAGGGACGCGGCTTTATTTGCTTCTAAACGTCCAGTCGCCCAACGGAGAGTGTCGCTCAAGAAGAGACAAATGAAACGGAAGGAAAATGAGTAGAAGTGCGAGTACTTGAGTCCAGTTTGAACCCCTTCGAGTCAAGGTGATCTTGCCTTCAGTGCCCCTTGGCCGGTTAAACTTAAGCTGAGATAGACTTTTTTTGGAACGGACGTTCTTACATGAGTTCGAATCCTACAAAATTTAGCTTTGCTGGATGCTTGGCTGTGCTGGGATTTGGTCTGATTGTTTCGTCAACAGCCACAGCCAACGTCGTGGGCGTGGACACTCAAAATTTCAACCCCATCACAGATGGGCTAGACTTTGTCACTGTCCATTCGTCAAAGACTCTTGACCCAGGAGTGGTTAATTTTGGATTTTTTCTCAACTATGCCGTGAACAGTCTCCCCAATTATGAAGATATCTCCAATCAAAGTCGAACCGATATCGTGGATACACTTTTTTCATCCGATTTGAATTTTGGAGTCGGTTTGACTCGAATTTGGGATGCTGGATTTAGTTTACCTCAAGTTCATCGGCAAACGGTGGATAGCGAAATCTTCCGGGGACAGTTTGAGACGGCGGGAATTACAGAGTTGAGGTTTAACACGAAAGTGAGGGTCTTAGGAGATTCTGAGGCCGGAGGAATGGCGATGGCCGCCTCGATGAATTTGAATCGCATAGAAGACAACCCATTCTCTGGACAAAATCCAAATCCCACATTTAACTATGAACTTATTTGGGATAAAAGCGCTGGCGAGGCGAGCTACAGTTTGAATGTGGGATATCGCTTGCGAAGCCCGGGCGATCCTATTCCTGGGGTGCCTGTGCAGCCTTTCGGGAATCAATATATTGCGTCAGGTGCCATCAGTTACTTAATGTCTAGTTGGGATACCAAACTGATCGCAGAGATTTTTTCTAGCTTTCCGGCTCAATCTGATGAATTCACGAGCGACCGAGATCTTTCTTCGATGGAACTCTTGGTTGGAATGAAAATAGACCTTTCACATACATTGGCTTTTCATGCAGGTGGAGGAACGGAGATCAGTCACGGGACAGGTTCTCCCGATTGGCGCATCTACTCGGGACTCAATTGGAATATCGAACCGTTTTCTTCTGGATCTAAAAGAGGAGGATCAATTGTGCGATCAGAAAATGATAGGGTTGTGGAGGTGTCGGCCGATGACGAAGATCCGTTTGAAGGGGATCCTTCAGCATCAAAGGAGACTTTTATCGGACGAGGGGTTTTGTTTGCGTTTAATTCCGATGAGGCGAGCGAGGACTTAATAAAAATATTAACTCCCATGGTTGAATATCTCAAACGCCCTCCGGGGTTTAAACAGTTGATTATCGAGGGTCACACTGACTCTGTGGGAGGAGCTCCCTATAATCTTGAGCTGAGTAAGAGGCGCGCAGCGAGAGTGAAAAAGTCCCTCGTAAGTCTCGGTTTGCCTTCGGCGAAAATAAAATCCTCAGGATTCGGTGAGGAAAAGCCAATTGCTCCCAATACAAACTATCAGGGGCGATCTCGCAACCGGCGAGTTGAATTTAAAGTCTATCGGTAGATTTTATAACCTGGCCCACTTGATTTTTGTTCCAAACTCCAAGGGTGCCTTTCTGAATCAAATCTCAAGAGTCCAGGATCTTCAAACATGCGTCCGGCAGCAGCGCTCCCTTTGTGAGCACTGCACCAAGCCGAACTCGATCCTGAACCCCTGAGATCTGCTTCAGCCAGCTCCCCGTGTCTTTTGGACACAACAGAATCACCGAAGGCTTGCGGGCCAGCCGCTGTATTAAAATCGAGATCTTTCTTCTCGAAGCTTTCACTGTGAGATTATCTGGTGATTAAATACTGGCCCACGATGATGTTGGTGAAAGGGGCATAAACCCCTTTCGGTGACCGTGATCGTGAATCGCGCCGACCGACAGATTTTGGATTTGATTCTTTGTTTTCTCTGAATCACACCTACGCCACGCTCAGAGCTAATATCAATCGCCACATCCGCAAAACCTGGTGTACAACGAAGGATCCCAAAAGGCTTAAGGATCATATTGAACTATATCTCGAGAAGTAAGATCTCGATTTTAATACAGCGGCTGGCCCGCAAGCCTTCGGTGATTCTGTTGTGTCCAAAAGACACGGGGTGCCTGGCTGAAGCAGATCTCAGGGGTTCAGGATCGAGTTCGGCTTGGTGCAGTGCTCACAAAGGAGCGCTGCTGCCGGACGCATGTTTGAAGATCCTGGACTCTTGAGATTTGATTCAGAAAGGCACCCTTGGAGTTTGGAACAACAATCATGCGGGCCAGTTCAAAATCAATCTCAAAGATCCCCACCGCGAGTCGAGTCGCCATTATCCCATGCCGGGCGGTTGGGAAGAGGATTAGCAGGAGCAGCTTCCTTCCTTGATCCTGGAGAGACCGCTGCGGCACTTGGAGTTGTTTCTGCCTTTTTTGGGGGCGGAGATCCACGATGAACAATAGGGGCCGCTCCAGGTCTTGGTGGAGGAGATTGAGGCGGTGGTGGGCCGCTGTCAGTTAGATCTGCAGTGTCGGGAGGGTATGAATCACCGGAGCCTGGAGTTTCGATAGGCAGTTGGCTGTCTGGCTGTTCAACGGGCAAATGGTCGATGGGACTGCCGCTGTCTGGAGATGGTGGTGGTAGGGCTTGTGTCCCATTGTCAGCGGGGGGCCGACTAGGCGAGCCACCAGGAGAGCCGGATCCGCTCTGTGCATCAACAACTTGGTAGGACACTGTGATCGTATCATCCGGCTGAGGCTCATAGTTGATATGGACCTCATGAGTGCTTTCGTTAAATTGGGTAGCTGTTGGAGCCAAATCAAATACCTCACCTGAACTTCGTTGAATTGTGACTTTCATTCGCGTATAAGTTCCGCCATCGTTTCTTGATTGAGTTGCAACACTTTCATTCAAAGGCAACTGAAATACGCTGTTAAATCTCATTGTGTGGCTAGCCAATTTGCCGACGAAAGCCATTGCTTTGTTATAAGTCCCATTGGCGAGCTCGGCTGGAGCACCTCCTGCTAATTTCATCAGGTCGAGGTATCCGCGCCCAATTTCGTTCTCATCATAATAGCGATCTGTACCGTTCTGCATTTGCTTGTTGTGGGGGACAAGTGCTTCGTTAACATAGACAATTCCCGAGACGTTAAACTTTGCATTTTGCTTTTGCTTTCTCAGGGCATCATAGACGGCTTTTTCAGGGTTATCGCCCAATTCGCCACAAAATTGATCGAAGGCTTTGGCTTCTACCGGGTCAAAGCCTGGAATGCCAAAGAGCTCGACTGCCTTGGCGTTTTTATGGACCTTTTCATCATACTTAGGCACCTCACCATTTTTGTAGTGGTGGCAGATGTCGTTTTCATCAGCGATAAAGAGAACCATCAAAACAGCATCTTCACGCATGAATTGGTCTCTGGCCTTTAGATCCAGTAGTTGGTCGCTTTCCAAAAATCGCTTGAGACTAAGGAGACCCATTTCTCCGGCATCAAATCCTTTTTCTCCAGGCATTGATTTCATCTTGTACTGAAGTGCTCCAGTGATTTCGTCTATGTCCATGCGACCTTGACCCATGTTTCCCAGAACGAGCGGATCTTTCGCGTCAGCAGAAAACAATCTTCCTGAAAGGGCACTGTTTGGACTGTGGGCTGCGAGAGCCGCGATTTTATAGTTCACTTGATCGGCCCCTTCACGGGCGCCGGGGAGCTGCTTAATCAGTTCCGGAATTTGGGAAACAATTGAGAGTCGCTCATAGAGAATGGAATCGGACGTGTCCACGACAAAAAGTATATCAACTCGATTGGTGGGCGGACGCGAGGGCTGATGAAAAACTTTTTGTCGGTCAGAGAACTGCGGAGGTTCTCCTCTTTCGACTGGCTCAGGGAGGGGAGCGGGTGGAGGTGGCGGAGCTGGAGTGCAAGGTGGCTTTGGGTCTTCACAAGGGGGGGATGGTGGTAATACGGGAGGCGGTGGTGGCGGTGGCAGAGGTGTGCAGTCAGGTCGAGAGCATGTTTGTAGCAGCTGCCCATCATAGCGGACAAATCTTTGGCGGCCCTCGACAACAGTTTGAGGCTGGGTGAATTGCTGAATCACTTCAGGAGTGGGTGGCGGCGGATTGAATCCTTCTTTGGGCTCCTGCTCGTCATAGAAATCTTCATCGTTGTCATCTGGCGATGTGTGACGCGGCCTCGCGATTTGCTGAACGTGTTGGGTATAGGCTGATTGAGGGGAGTTGGGTATTACAGGAGGACTGGTGGGTCGGGAGGAGTCCTGGTCCGGTTGAAGTTGTCGATCTCTGGTTTGCCCTTCCTTCTTGAATTTCGATTTCTGACAGGCAGGAAGAGCCAAAATGGCTACCCCAAAGATGAGAATCAAAATTATTCGCACGTAATTTCTCGATTCACGCGGTCCCATGGGCCGTCTCCTTCTTCAAGTCAACTTCATCATTTTATCCCAGGATATAAGGGCAGATACACCCTCCTCTGGGGACATGGTTTGTAATTATTGCAAGCCGTGGCCCAAGAGGAAGAGGAAATTGATTTATAAAAAGTATAGTAATAACAGGTAGTTGAGATAGTGCCCTCAAAAGATTGCGAAATTGGAGATGTCCAGGACTGAGACGATGGGACGAGAAAAGTCACTGGAGAAGTTAATTTTTGGGGAGGATTGCAGGGTCTGGCTGCCCGGGTCCTTTCGAAGAGGACGGCATGCTAATCCTTGCTCTTGGTTCCTGAGGTTCTTATTCTGAAGGGGGTGAATTTTGAAGGAAGGGGAACAGGAGAATGCGCGAGAAAAAAATGAGGTGGGTGGGATCTTTGGCATTGGCAGCGGCGCTATTGGGGAGTCAAGAAAGTGGGGCGGAGACGGTTTTTATCCCGAAGGCCTTGCCAAGCCAGGCCATTTTGAAGGCAAATGTTCAGCAAGCAGAACCTAGAAGTGATAGCTGCTCGACGCTCCAAGCTCGACTGAGGCAATTGGCAGATTTAAGCGCACAAAATGGGGAGGATATTTATAAGTATCTTGCCGACCTGGGGGAGATCATGGGCGTTTGGTATCATGACCTGGAACCACTTGAAGGAAACAATGTTTTTATCCAAAAGGGATCTTTTGCTCCCATTCACAATACGTCGGTCAATGTGACGGTTAGTTCTCAGATCGTGAAAAGGAATTCTGATGAGCTGGTTGCTGCATTAAAAGAAGTTGAACAGGAACTTTCTCGATGCCTGAAGTGAGGTGATCCGGCTTAAATAGGATTGTATCCACGCTTGTCAGTGAGCTGAAACCCCGCTATTGTTTTCGAAATCTGTAAAAAGGGGATCACATGGCTGGCGCTGAAACAACAGAGCTTTTTGATTGTACTCCGGCTCAATTTTTTGCAATCATCTCAGACTATCCCAATTACAATAAATTTCTTTCAGAGGTCACCAAGTGTGAGGTTGTCGAAACTGATGGGAATCGAAAATTGGTTGAATTTCATGTTTATATGATCAAGAACTTCTCCTATCGGCTATGGATTACCGAAGATCCTAAGAAGGGGATCAGTTGGACTTTCGATTCAGGTGATCTATTTAAGGAATCAAATGGCTTCTGGAAAATTGAGGAGGCTTCTGGTAAGACCCGGGCGACCTACGGCGTTGAGGCTAAGTTTAAGTTGTTTGTTCCGGGGCCAATCGCAAAAGCACTGGTCAATGTCAATCTTCCGAATATGATGAGTTCATATAAAAAGCGAGTGAGTGAGCTATATGGCAAATAAGACAAAAAATAAGCAAAGAGAGCACGAAGGCTTCAAGACAAATGAGGGGTCTGGGGATGTTTCATCTGAGAGTGAAACCATCAGAGGACAAGAGACCGAAGATGACACTGGCTCCCTTGATAGGGAGGAAGGCTCTCTTTACGAATCCCACGCTTATGAAGAGAGAGCTGGGACTGGGAGCGAAGGAAAAAGTGGCGCAGCACATGCGGGAGAGAGAGAAGGCAAAGAGAATGAGACTCGGTCTGGCGGTCTTGGAGATGCTCTCAAAAAGTTAGTCTCTGCGGGAATAGGCGCCGCCTTTATGACGGAAGAGAGCATACGCACCTATTTGAACGAAGTGCGTCTCCCCAAGGAAGTCCTGAATATGATTGTTCAGGGGGCCGGAAAAAGCAAAGAAGAATTGCTGAACCGAGTTGGAAATGAAGTGGTTAAGATCATCAGCAAAATTGATTTTGTGACTGAAGCTTCGCGTTTTGTTGAGGAACACAAATTCAGGGTGAGTGCAGAAGTTGAGGTCATTAAAAAAGATAAATCCGGCGAGAAATAGAGTCGGTGACAGCATCAAAAGCTTCTCGGATATGATTAGGTGGTAGTACCTGATTAATCAGATCCACAACTGGACTTTGGTTTTCTCAAGAGAGCGTCGATGAGTGAGACATGGTTAATGGAATCCTTCTTTTGTTTTACGTGTTGCTGTTTTCTTTGTCTTCTCGTTTTTTAATGAACTCAATATCTGAGACAATGGGATTTTATCAGTCACAAGTTGGCTGGGGATTTTCTCGACGAGCTTACCGATTGGGTCGCAGGTACAAAATTTTTGCTTGGGCCCTGCTGACATTGGTTCTTTTCGTTTCCATGGCCCAGTCCTTCTGGCTGACCTTCGTTCAGAATTTTTAAATACGCTCATTTTTTGTCGTCAGTTGAAAGAGGAGTTTGGTAAATACCAATCCTATCTAGTGGTCGCAGGTCCAAATTCAT from Bdellovibrionales bacterium includes these protein-coding regions:
- the pgsA gene encoding CDP-diacylglycerol--glycerol-3-phosphate 3-phosphatidyltransferase; translation: MNSQHDWKKSLPMWATYTRIGFTPLIVLSLYLDRPWKGWAAAFIFFVGSLTDWLDGYWARKYQAESAMGKFMDPIADKILVLGALIMLLNVHRVDPLMVILLLSRDIFIGGLRSVAAANRVIISAKPFGKGKTAIQMVGIPLLLIDNSPFDLPTQQVGYWLLWTSVILSFGSGLQYTFGYYRGRSASLSTKSPHHNVDKQNNPT
- the glpX gene encoding class II fructose-bisphosphatase, translating into MDRNLALEFVRITEFAALASARFMGRGNEMEADQAAVDSMRRGFDSVNINGTVVIGEGERDEAPMLFIGEKVGRNTPESPKVDIALDPLEGTTICAKGGVGAISVIAIAERGNFLHAPDTYMDKLACGPQARGSIDLNLSPTENIERVARALSKNIEDMTVVILDRPRHEQLISEVRKTGARIRLIGDGDVSAGIAVCWPDSGIDLLMGVGGAPEGVITAAALKCMGGDFQGRLQFRNEEEKKRAFRMGIKDLHRAYGRDELAQGDVMLCATGVTDGPLLKGVRYYSNKKASTHSIVMRSATGTTRRIEADHDFSIKPLW
- a CDS encoding DUF4080 domain-containing protein, which codes for MTIPILLCAVNATYQYPSFGLRYLWANMGDLNSQTGLREFTLKQDPDLIVEEILACSPKIVGIGAYIWNIERVEYIAEKIKEYSPEIHLVVGGPEVSHELEGQKICEWADVVIQGEADLLFSQHCRNVFSGSWKSASKPQVITGPLPELAELCLPYHLYTEEDLKFRHVCVEVSRGCPFKCQYCLSSLDKSVRHFDVEKFLAEMETLFLRGARQFKFIDRTFNLSPDLCDRVLRFFLERIDQDLFLHFEMVPDRLPPKVREIISQFPKGALQFEIGLQTLNEEVAKRISRFNIWEKVVDNFNFLTQQTQVHIHADLILGLPGETLESFANGFDRLFSLRPDEIQLGILKRLKGTPIVQHSRSWKMTYSKSPPFQILETSVLGPEQVRKMERFSKYWDRVHNSGDFRRSIKWLSASENSDSPPSVFWEFWKWVEYVDDIFPSPYGVSLLDLTRAFFDYLTQIRGFDFIEVRKDLAKDYSSGGRREIPSFLRDAALFASKRPVAQRRVSLKKRQMKRKENE
- a CDS encoding OmpA family protein, with product MSSNPTKFSFAGCLAVLGFGLIVSSTATANVVGVDTQNFNPITDGLDFVTVHSSKTLDPGVVNFGFFLNYAVNSLPNYEDISNQSRTDIVDTLFSSDLNFGVGLTRIWDAGFSLPQVHRQTVDSEIFRGQFETAGITELRFNTKVRVLGDSEAGGMAMAASMNLNRIEDNPFSGQNPNPTFNYELIWDKSAGEASYSLNVGYRLRSPGDPIPGVPVQPFGNQYIASGAISYLMSSWDTKLIAEIFSSFPAQSDEFTSDRDLSSMELLVGMKIDLSHTLAFHAGGGTEISHGTGSPDWRIYSGLNWNIEPFSSGSKRGGSIVRSENDRVVEVSADDEDPFEGDPSASKETFIGRGVLFAFNSDEASEDLIKILTPMVEYLKRPPGFKQLIIEGHTDSVGGAPYNLELSKRRAARVKKSLVSLGLPSAKIKSSGFGEEKPIAPNTNYQGRSRNRRVEFKVYR
- a CDS encoding SRPBCC family protein — encoded protein: MAGAETTELFDCTPAQFFAIISDYPNYNKFLSEVTKCEVVETDGNRKLVEFHVYMIKNFSYRLWITEDPKKGISWTFDSGDLFKESNGFWKIEEASGKTRATYGVEAKFKLFVPGPIAKALVNVNLPNMMSSYKKRVSELYGK